In Thiofilum sp., the genomic window CCCATACCGCATTACTAGGATTTCGTCTCTTACAAGAGTTCAAACCTTGGGGGATGCTGGAAGTATTTATGTTAGGTACGATTGTTGCCTTAGTTAAGTTAGGTGATTTGGCGTCCTTAGTGATGGAAGTGGCTTTCGTGTCGTTTAGCCTGCAAATGGTCGTGATTGCCTTACTCAATCGTGCCTTTGAGCCGTTTTGGGTGTGGCGTGCCTTAGGACAACTAAAACAAGCCCATTATCAGTCATGAATACTTCGTTTAAAACCGCAGCAGACTATGGCTTAGTACAGTGCGAGGTGTGTCAGTATTTAAATGCTCAACCTTCAGCGCCGAATACAACTCAATGGCAATGTGTGCGCTGCGGAGCCACATTACCCCTGACTAAACATTTATCACGACGCATTGAAATCACTTGGGCATTGCTGATTGCTGCTATAGTGCTATTGATTCCCGCCAATTTTTTGCCGGTGATGAGTTTGTACATGTTAGGTAAGGGTAGCCCCAGTACTATAGCTGAGGGTGCGTTACAGTTGTGGCAACATGGTCAGTGGCCGATTGCTTTGATTATTTTTGTGGCGAGTTTGGTTATTCCATTAGTAAAAATTGTAGCCATTAGCTTTTTATTAATTTCTATTCACTACCGCTCTCATTGGCATTCTAAGGAGCGCATGCAGCTCTATAAAGTGATTGATTATATAGGGCGTTGGTCGATGGTGGATGTATTTGTGGTCGCCATTTTGGTGGGGATAGTGCAGTTTGGTAATATTGCTTATGTTGAAGCGAATATGGGGTCTTTATCCTTTACAGCAGTGGTGGTGTTAACCATGCTAGCCGCCCGTACTTTGGATGAACGCCAGATTTGGGAGTTTGAGCGTGGCTGAAAACGCTATAGCTATAGAAGCTCCTTTACCCGTTGCGGTTAAACGGTCGCGTTGGCCTTCACCGATATGGTTTATTCCTTTACTCGCCTTAGGCTTGGCGGGCTGGCTCATTTATACCTACTGGTATAAGCAAGGTCCTAGCATCGATGTGTATTTTAGAAGTGCTGAAGGGATTGTTGAGGGGCAAACCGTGGTGCGCTACAAGCATGTCGTGGTGGGTCGCGTCGAGCGAGTGTTGTTAGCACCGCGTGAAAATAGTTCAGAATTGCTGCCTGTAGTCAGAATGCGTTTAACGCAAGAAATCAAAGCGCTAATTAATTGTAATGCACAATTTTGGGTAGTGAGTCCACGCATTAAGGGGGCAGAAATTTCAGGCTTAGGCACACTGTTTTCAGGTTCGTATATCGGCTTACAACCTCAACCGGATAATTCAGAGCCAGAGCAAGATTTAAAATTATGCTATCAAGCGCTAGACGAACCGCCGCCGATGAATCCAGACCGCCCCGGACGCCAATTTATTCTGGAAGCGGACTCAGTAGGGTCTATTGCGAATGGCACGCCTATTTTTTATAAGCAGTTACGAGTAGGTGAGGTCGTTGATTATCGTTTAGTGCGTGAGACGGGGCGCTTTGAAATCAGGGTTTTTATTGATGATCCCTATTACACGTTTGTAAACCCTAGTAGTCGCTTTTGGAATGCGGGAGGACTAGATTTTAAAATGGGCGCGGCGGGGGCCGAGTTTAGAATGGAGTCGTTGAGTGCCTTATTAATCGGTGGCATTGCCTTTGATAGTGGGCGTGAGGCCGATACCGCCACAGTGAGCGCCCCTAATAGCCGTTTTAATCTCTTTAAAGATTATAAAAGCTCACAAGAGCGTCTATATCGAGACAAGCTTTATTATGTCATGTATTTCACTGGCTCGGTGCGTGGTCTAACCTTAGGTGCACCGGTGGACTATCAAGGTGTTCCGGTAGGGCGAGTGGAAGCAATTGAAATGGATCTGAATCCTGATACGCTACAAACTCGTATTCCGGTGCGTGTAGTTTTAGAACCCCAGCGTTTTACGGAAAATATTAGTGTAGAGCAGGCTCAGCAGATGCTAGATAAATGGGTGGCTCAGGGTGTGAGGGCAAAATTGCAAAGCGGTAATCTGCTGACGGGGCAAACCTTCATTACTCTGGTTCAAGAACCCAAAGCTCCACCTGCACAGATTACTCTTGAAGGTAAGAATACGATTTTCCCCACGAGTCTCGCCGTACCCGAAGACCTTGCTCAAAAAGCCTCACAGATTGCCGACGAACTCCAGGGAACATTAGTCAGTATTCGACGTTTTATAGATAGCAAACAGTTAGATCACACAGTGGCTAATGCTAATGAGCTAATTGATGATACGCAGCTCTTAATGCAGGATGCGCGTAAAGCGGTAGCCGATTTGCGCCTAGTGTTACAAACCTTAGAAAATGAAACCTTGCCGCGTGCCTCGCATGATTTCACTAGTGTCGCTAATAGCATTAATAAAGCGATTCCCCAG contains:
- a CDS encoding MlaD family protein; its protein translation is MAENAIAIEAPLPVAVKRSRWPSPIWFIPLLALGLAGWLIYTYWYKQGPSIDVYFRSAEGIVEGQTVVRYKHVVVGRVERVLLAPRENSSELLPVVRMRLTQEIKALINCNAQFWVVSPRIKGAEISGLGTLFSGSYIGLQPQPDNSEPEQDLKLCYQALDEPPPMNPDRPGRQFILEADSVGSIANGTPIFYKQLRVGEVVDYRLVRETGRFEIRVFIDDPYYTFVNPSSRFWNAGGLDFKMGAAGAEFRMESLSALLIGGIAFDSGREADTATVSAPNSRFNLFKDYKSSQERLYRDKLYYVMYFTGSVRGLTLGAPVDYQGVPVGRVEAIEMDLNPDTLQTRIPVRVVLEPQRFTENISVEQAQQMLDKWVAQGVRAKLQSGNLLTGQTFITLVQEPKAPPAQITLEGKNTIFPTSLAVPEDLAQKASQIADELQGTLVSIRRFIDSKQLDHTVANANELIDDTQLLMQDARKAVADLRLVLQTLENETLPRASHDFTSVANSINKAIPQLNHDVTSVANSINKAIPQLNHDVTSVANSINKAIPQLNHDVTSVANSVNKAIPQFSHDVTSVANSINKALPIATNSFAGAANNFSKVLPAVQNDVHRVSNDLVVTMRRLQNSLGHMDRLLAQNSPTQYQLMEMMQEVTRAARAIRDLSERLERKPDSLIRGRRE
- a CDS encoding paraquat-inducible protein A; this translates as MNTSFKTAADYGLVQCEVCQYLNAQPSAPNTTQWQCVRCGATLPLTKHLSRRIEITWALLIAAIVLLIPANFLPVMSLYMLGKGSPSTIAEGALQLWQHGQWPIALIIFVASLVIPLVKIVAISFLLISIHYRSHWHSKERMQLYKVIDYIGRWSMVDVFVVAILVGIVQFGNIAYVEANMGSLSFTAVVVLTMLAARTLDERQIWEFERG